Part of the Candidatus Neomarinimicrobiota bacterium genome, TGGACATTAACGGCAATGAGATAACTACTGTCCAAGTAAGCTGATGGGGTTGACTATGCATAAGACAATCGAGGAACAATACGTTTGGCGCTTGCCGGTCCGTTTTTATCATTGGCTTAACGCCATCTGTGTTACACTCCTATTTATCACAGGTCTGTATATTGCGTCTCCGGTCCTGAGTCCTTCAATTGGCGAAGCAGTCTGGTATCACAAGATGGCTTGGTTCCGTTATGTTCATTTCGGCACCGCTTTTATCTTTGCGGCCAATTTCATGTTTCGCCTTTACTGGTCTCTTTTTGGGAATGATCCTTACGGACGCTTTGGAGGCTTTAGACCGTGGAGACCTGAGTGGTGGGGTCAGCCGTTTAAGGATCAACTTGCTAGCTACCTGTTTATCAGGAAGGAAGAGCCGAACTATTGCGGGCACAATCCAGTAGCAGCCCTGACCCACTTTCTCTTCGTCTTCTGTGGCTCGTTGTTTATGGTCTTAACCGGATTCGCCATGTATGGCGAAAACAACCCTGGTGGATTTCTAGACACAACCTTTGGATGGATGGTACTCGTGTTCGGAAGCAGTCAGAGCATGCACACGATGCACCATCTGGTGGCGTGGGTCTTTCCCGTCTATCTCGTTCTTCACCTCTATGCTGTGATTCGGCACGACATCGTCGATCGCTCGAGTGTGACATCGTCTATTATTACTGGCTATAAACACCGGGTTGAAGAGTGCCCGGAATTGGAATAGCTGGTCAAGGGCGACAGGTAGGACCGCGAGGTATATAGTATGTAGTATGTAGTGAATCTCGCCGTTGCAAAATGTGGGATTCAAAATGGTTGCCAGTAGCAAGTGGTGAAAATCAACGTCTTAGGGCTAGGCAACGTTCTCCATACTGATGAAGGCTTTGGTGTGGAAGCTGTCAAGCGACTTGAAGCCGCTACTGGTTTCGATGAAACAGTGGAGTTCATAGACGGAGGAACCCAGGGGATATATCTCCTCGACTTTGTGACTTCGCCAGACCGCCTGCTGATCTTCGATGCGGTGATTCCCAAGGAGAGTGAGGTAAAGGTCTATCTCTATGGCGGTGATGAGTTGCCGGCTTTTGTGCAACAGAAGATGTCTGCCCATCAGACGGGGCTCAGCGATCTACTCTCGCTGGCAAAGTTGCGCGGTGAGACACCCGAGGAAATCGTCCTGATCGGTATTCCGCCTCAGGACTTAAATATGCACGTCGGACTGAGCCCCGAGGTTGAAGCTATGATGCCTGAAGCGGTGGCGATGGGAGAGGAGGTCATTCAAAAGTGGCTGGCTGAGGAGAAGGCGTGAGTACA contains:
- a CDS encoding HyaD/HybD family hydrogenase maturation endopeptidase; its protein translation is MVKINVLGLGNVLHTDEGFGVEAVKRLEAATGFDETVEFIDGGTQGIYLLDFVTSPDRLLIFDAVIPKESEVKVYLYGGDELPAFVQQKMSAHQTGLSDLLSLAKLRGETPEEIVLIGIPPQDLNMHVGLSPEVEAMMPEAVAMGEEVIQKWLAEEKA
- the cybH gene encoding Ni/Fe-hydrogenase, b-type cytochrome subunit → MHKTIEEQYVWRLPVRFYHWLNAICVTLLFITGLYIASPVLSPSIGEAVWYHKMAWFRYVHFGTAFIFAANFMFRLYWSLFGNDPYGRFGGFRPWRPEWWGQPFKDQLASYLFIRKEEPNYCGHNPVAALTHFLFVFCGSLFMVLTGFAMYGENNPGGFLDTTFGWMVLVFGSSQSMHTMHHLVAWVFPVYLVLHLYAVIRHDIVDRSSVTSSIITGYKHRVEECPELE